From the genome of Halonatronomonas betaini, one region includes:
- the grdA gene encoding glycine/sarcosine/betaine reductase complex selenoprotein A codes for MLENKKVAILGDRDGVPGPAIEECIKTTEAEVVFTTTECFVUTSAGAMDLENQQRIKDLADEHGAENLVVILGGAEAEASGLACETVSNGDPTFAGPLAGVQLGLAAYHIMEPEIKNEVDEDVYEEQISMMEMVLEVDEIIEEVKEYREKFSKFV; via the coding sequence ATGTTAGAGAATAAAAAAGTAGCAATTCTCGGAGACCGGGACGGAGTACCTGGACCGGCTATCGAAGAATGCATAAAGACTACTGAAGCAGAAGTAGTCTTTACAACAACAGAGTGTTTTGTCTGAACAAGCGCAGGAGCCATGGACCTGGAAAACCAGCAAAGAATTAAGGATTTAGCCGATGAGCACGGTGCAGAAAATCTAGTAGTTATCTTAGGTGGAGCCGAAGCAGAAGCTTCCGGACTTGCCTGTGAAACTGTTAGTAACGGCGATCCAACCTTTGCAGGTCCACTGGCAGGAGTCCAGTTAGGACTCGCAGCTTATCATATTATGGAACCTGAAATCAAGAATGAAGTCGATGAAGATGTCTATGAAGAGCAGATCAGCATGATGGAAATGGTTCTTGAAGTAGACGAGATTATCGAAGAAGTTAAAGAATATAGAGAAAAATTCAGTAAATTTGTATAA
- the grdB gene encoding glycine reductase complex selenoprotein B yields MKKLKVVHYLNQFFGQIGGEEKADIAPRLEEGPIGPGNAINGGISDHGEITHTIICGDSYFNENKDDASTQIEDYLKEINPDLLIAGPAFNAGRYGMACGSVAEIAAGLEIPVISGMYPENPGYEMFRQYGYFVETSNSAAGMRKAVPAMIDLIKKYVETEGDLGSPEEAGYMPRGIRKNVFVEERGAKRAVDMLIKKINDQDFETEYPMPSFDRVSPAAPLRNMKDARIALVTSGGIVPKGNPDHIESSSASKFGRYKLSELEDLTSQSHETAHGGYDPVFANEDADCVLPVDVLRDMEDEGRIGELFDYYYSTVGNGTSVANAVAYAKEIAQDLKDNDVQAVILTSTUGTCTRCGATMVKEIEREGIPVVHIATVVPISKTVGANRIVPAIAIPHPLGNPKLDEDEEKNVRREIVERALRALTTEIKEQTVFEELD; encoded by the coding sequence TTGAAAAAGCTAAAAGTAGTCCACTATTTAAATCAGTTCTTTGGACAGATCGGTGGTGAGGAGAAAGCCGATATTGCACCGCGATTAGAAGAAGGTCCAATTGGACCAGGTAATGCAATCAATGGCGGTATCAGCGATCACGGTGAAATCACCCATACCATTATCTGTGGAGATAGTTATTTCAATGAAAATAAAGATGATGCTTCAACTCAGATAGAAGATTATTTAAAAGAAATCAATCCTGATTTATTAATTGCAGGTCCAGCCTTTAATGCTGGCCGTTATGGAATGGCTTGCGGATCAGTTGCAGAAATTGCTGCTGGCCTTGAAATTCCAGTTATATCAGGAATGTATCCTGAGAACCCTGGCTATGAGATGTTCCGTCAGTATGGATACTTTGTTGAAACAAGCAATTCAGCAGCTGGCATGAGAAAAGCAGTTCCAGCAATGATAGATCTTATCAAGAAATATGTTGAGACAGAAGGTGATCTCGGTAGCCCGGAGGAAGCAGGGTATATGCCCCGGGGTATTAGAAAGAACGTCTTTGTTGAAGAGAGAGGCGCTAAAAGAGCAGTTGATATGCTTATTAAAAAGATCAATGATCAGGATTTTGAAACAGAATATCCAATGCCATCATTTGATCGGGTAAGCCCGGCTGCCCCATTAAGAAATATGAAAGATGCCAGAATTGCTCTGGTAACTTCTGGAGGAATTGTACCTAAAGGTAATCCAGATCATATTGAGTCCTCAAGTGCATCTAAATTTGGCCGTTATAAGCTCTCTGAATTAGAAGACTTAACTTCCCAGAGCCATGAGACAGCTCATGGAGGCTATGATCCGGTTTTTGCTAATGAAGATGCAGATTGTGTTCTTCCTGTTGATGTTTTAAGGGATATGGAAGATGAAGGCCGGATTGGCGAACTCTTTGATTATTATTACTCAACAGTCGGTAATGGTACATCTGTAGCCAATGCTGTGGCCTATGCTAAAGAGATAGCCCAGGATTTAAAGGATAATGATGTTCAGGCAGTTATCCTGACATCTACCTGAGGTACCTGTACTCGTTGCGGTGCAACGATGGTTAAAGAGATTGAAAGAGAAGGTATCCCGGTAGTTCATATCGCTACAGTAGTTCCAATTTCAAAGACTGTAGGTGCCAATAGAATCGTACCTGCAATTGCCATCCCTCATCCACTCGGTAATCCAAAACTGGATGAAGATGAAGAGAAAAATGTTCGGAGAGAGATAGTTGAAAGAGCTCTTAGAGCCTTAACAACTGAAATTAAAGAACAGACTGTCTTTGAAGAGTTAGATTAA
- the grdC gene encoding glycine/sarcosine/betaine reductase complex component C subunit beta, whose product MQEAVIKGSSYILAHTPNTLKVGGTTQTQARNKDSESEYLKNLDNYLRDFSEAVRYAPNQCYIGNILPDELKEIARPWYAEDNLLEEKRFGKRGEIMPEDEFYGLVQFVDVFDLVKLEEEFVKEIEPKLNDHPLLGKLDLELKGTPKEKIEELHNGSRTEPLYLGDRLVGVVKGAHESDENLSAHVIMENLMSKASGVLALLHLGQREEVNLEDIEYVIECSEEACGDMNQRGGGNFAKAIAEKAGCVNATGSDTRGFCAGPAHSLINGAALVKAGVYEQVAVVAGGAVAKLGMNGKDNVKKETPVLEDTLGGFAVLITADDGVSPILRTDALGKHTVGKGSSPQAVISALVTDGLDKAGLKMSEVDKYSVEMQNPEMTEPAGAGNVPEANYKMIAALGVKRGDLERKELMNFVKEHGMPGFAPTQGHIPSGVPFIGPAAEMMAADKLNRAMIIGKGSLFLARMTNQFDGVSFLMEKNTGAGSKEETADREEIKSMIAQAMRGMAESLIEDDKE is encoded by the coding sequence ATGCAGGAAGCAGTAATAAAAGGATCAAGTTATATATTAGCTCATACACCAAACACATTGAAGGTAGGCGGGACAACTCAGACCCAGGCCAGAAATAAAGATAGCGAGAGCGAATATCTAAAGAATTTAGATAACTATTTAAGAGATTTTTCCGAAGCAGTAAGATATGCCCCAAACCAGTGCTATATCGGTAATATTTTACCGGATGAACTAAAGGAGATTGCAAGACCCTGGTATGCAGAGGATAATCTTTTAGAAGAAAAACGTTTCGGCAAAAGAGGCGAGATTATGCCAGAAGATGAGTTCTATGGTTTAGTCCAGTTTGTCGATGTCTTTGATTTAGTGAAATTAGAAGAAGAGTTCGTTAAAGAGATAGAACCAAAATTAAACGACCATCCCCTTTTAGGAAAACTTGATTTAGAACTAAAAGGTACACCGAAAGAAAAGATAGAAGAGCTCCATAACGGCAGCCGGACAGAACCTCTCTATCTAGGCGATAGATTAGTCGGAGTCGTTAAAGGTGCCCATGAGAGCGATGAGAATCTAAGTGCCCATGTTATCATGGAAAACCTAATGAGTAAAGCAAGTGGAGTCCTGGCCTTACTGCATTTAGGTCAGAGAGAAGAAGTTAACCTAGAAGATATAGAATATGTTATCGAATGTTCAGAAGAAGCCTGTGGAGATATGAACCAGCGTGGCGGCGGCAACTTTGCCAAAGCGATAGCAGAAAAAGCAGGCTGTGTAAATGCCACAGGTAGCGATACCAGAGGTTTCTGTGCAGGTCCAGCCCATTCACTAATTAACGGTGCAGCTCTAGTTAAAGCAGGAGTCTATGAGCAGGTTGCAGTTGTAGCCGGTGGAGCAGTAGCTAAATTAGGCATGAACGGTAAAGATAATGTTAAAAAAGAAACACCTGTACTTGAGGATACCCTTGGCGGCTTTGCAGTTCTAATTACAGCCGATGATGGCGTAAGCCCAATCCTGAGAACCGATGCCCTGGGTAAACATACTGTCGGTAAGGGCTCATCACCACAGGCAGTAATCTCAGCATTAGTTACCGATGGCCTGGATAAAGCAGGGCTAAAGATGTCTGAGGTCGATAAATACTCAGTCGAGATGCAAAACCCTGAGATGACCGAACCGGCTGGAGCAGGTAATGTGCCTGAAGCCAATTACAAGATGATAGCAGCTCTAGGTGTCAAAAGGGGCGATCTTGAAAGAAAAGAGCTAATGAATTTTGTTAAAGAACACGGCATGCCAGGCTTTGCACCAACCCAGGGCCATATTCCATCAGGAGTACCCTTTATCGGGCCGGCAGCAGAGATGATGGCAGCTGATAAATTAAATAGAGCAATGATTATCGGTAAAGGCAGTCTCTTTTTAGCCAGAATGACCAATCAGTTTGACGGAGTTTCATTCCTCATGGAGAAAAATACCGGTGCAGGCTCAAAAGAAGAGACAGCTGATAGAGAAGAGATTAAATCAATGATAGCTCAAGCCATGCGCGGTATGGCAGAGAGCTTAATAGAAGACGATAAAGAGTAA
- the grdD gene encoding glycine/sarcosine/betaine reductase complex component C subunit alpha, producing MEAKREVAAVFNEIADAIESGQFGSKQKIALTTPGSEHGSKELLNGVRKLIRKRSDIEPVIIGEEGIENFEHHYADCLDDAHQIMEELFNKGEIDGAVTLHYNFPMGVATVGRVISPASGDEMIIATTTGTSATDRVEAMVRNAIAGIASAKAIGIDNPEVGVLNVEGARKVEQALNKLKDNGYEFEFATSARSDGGSVMRGNDLLLGSTDVMVCDTLTGNILMKLFSASQSGGNIEVSGYGYGPGLGPDQDNIIGIVSRASGAPVVAGAMEYMADGARNDLTAIYNRELKSAEKAGLKDIIEELKPKAKESTEAVKAPDKKQTGAEIAGIDVLDIETAKETLWAEDIYAETGMGCTGPVIMINEADKAEAREILKKAGFIG from the coding sequence ATGGAAGCTAAAAGAGAAGTAGCAGCAGTCTTTAACGAGATAGCAGATGCAATTGAGAGCGGCCAGTTTGGCAGCAAACAAAAAATAGCCCTGACAACCCCAGGGAGTGAACACGGCAGCAAGGAACTTCTTAACGGTGTTAGAAAACTTATCAGAAAGAGATCAGATATCGAGCCGGTCATAATCGGTGAAGAGGGTATTGAAAACTTCGAGCACCATTATGCCGACTGCCTGGATGATGCCCATCAGATAATGGAAGAGCTTTTTAATAAAGGCGAAATAGATGGAGCAGTAACCCTCCATTACAACTTCCCGATGGGAGTAGCAACAGTCGGTAGAGTGATCTCACCGGCCTCAGGTGATGAGATGATTATAGCCACCACCACAGGGACATCGGCAACTGATAGGGTCGAGGCCATGGTTAGAAATGCCATTGCCGGAATAGCCTCAGCTAAGGCTATCGGGATCGATAATCCTGAAGTAGGTGTCTTGAATGTTGAAGGGGCCAGAAAGGTAGAGCAGGCCTTAAATAAGCTAAAGGATAATGGGTATGAGTTTGAGTTTGCCACCTCAGCCAGAAGCGATGGCGGCTCAGTCATGCGGGGAAATGACCTATTATTAGGCAGCACAGATGTGATGGTCTGTGATACCCTGACTGGTAATATCTTAATGAAATTATTTTCAGCCAGCCAGTCAGGTGGTAATATAGAAGTCTCAGGCTACGGCTATGGTCCAGGGCTAGGCCCTGACCAGGATAATATTATCGGAATAGTCTCTAGAGCCTCTGGAGCCCCGGTAGTTGCAGGAGCCATGGAATATATGGCAGATGGAGCTAGAAACGACCTGACAGCTATCTACAACAGAGAGCTTAAATCAGCCGAGAAGGCCGGTTTAAAGGATATTATCGAAGAGCTTAAGCCTAAGGCTAAAGAATCAACAGAAGCTGTTAAAGCCCCGGATAAGAAGCAGACAGGGGCAGAGATAGCAGGAATAGATGTCCTTGATATCGAGACAGCCAAAGAGACCCTCTGGGCAGAGGATATCTATGCCGAGACAGGTATGGGCTGTACCGGGCCAGTGATAATGATCAATGAAGCAGATAAAGCCGAGGCCAGAGAAATATTAAAGAAAGCAGGTTTTATCGGTTAA
- the selA gene encoding L-seryl-tRNA(Sec) selenium transferase, with amino-acid sequence MNKNQLLRQLPSVNDIIKHEKADQLTEEYNRDLLIQGIRDELEYQRRKILKLLDKERFEEAEAIVDSLTLEKILDNIASNLEKEFRPQLAPVVNGTGVIVHTNLGRSLLSKEAKEMVEMVASHYNTLEIDRNTGERGSRYDNVEELICRLTGAEAAFVVNNNAAAVLLAISTFASGKEIIISRGELIEIGGSFRIPAVMEQGGADLVEVGTTNKVYIEDYAREINENTGMLLKVHTSNYKVVGFTEEVGLDQLVQLGHKYDIPVLDDLGSGVFLDMTEFGLEREPTVAERVEAGGDIVTFSGDKILGGPQAGIIVGRKDLIEKMKKHPLTRAVRVDKYTLAALEGTLKAYLRPETVIDKIPTLNMLSLDRDDLREPAKELQASLKDVLPDNIKCQIEEDISRVGGGAYPLSELPTLTVTIDWPGVGASKIASALRSHYPPIFTRIKDEKLVIDLRTLQEGDQEIIIDAFKELEVE; translated from the coding sequence ATGAATAAAAATCAGTTATTGCGTCAATTACCATCAGTAAATGATATTATAAAGCATGAAAAAGCAGATCAATTGACAGAAGAATATAACCGGGATCTCCTTATCCAGGGTATCCGTGATGAATTAGAATATCAGCGCCGAAAAATATTAAAATTGCTTGACAAAGAAAGATTTGAAGAGGCTGAAGCAATAGTCGACTCATTAACTTTAGAAAAAATCCTTGATAATATAGCCAGTAATTTAGAAAAAGAATTTAGACCTCAACTGGCACCAGTTGTAAATGGGACTGGAGTAATTGTCCACACTAATCTGGGTCGATCACTCCTGTCAAAGGAAGCTAAAGAGATGGTCGAAATGGTTGCCAGCCATTATAATACATTAGAGATCGATAGAAATACCGGTGAGAGAGGTTCCCGCTATGATAATGTTGAAGAGCTAATCTGTCGCCTGACTGGAGCTGAAGCAGCCTTTGTTGTCAATAATAATGCTGCAGCAGTCCTCCTTGCAATTTCAACCTTCGCTTCAGGCAAAGAGATTATCATCTCCAGAGGAGAATTAATTGAAATCGGCGGCTCTTTTAGAATTCCAGCAGTTATGGAACAGGGAGGAGCCGATTTAGTTGAAGTCGGTACAACTAACAAAGTATATATTGAAGATTATGCCAGAGAAATCAATGAAAATACCGGGATGTTATTAAAAGTCCATACCAGTAATTATAAAGTCGTAGGTTTTACAGAAGAAGTAGGCCTGGATCAATTAGTCCAGCTCGGTCATAAATATGATATCCCTGTCCTTGATGACCTGGGCAGCGGTGTCTTTTTAGATATGACAGAATTTGGACTTGAAAGAGAGCCGACTGTGGCTGAAAGAGTTGAAGCCGGTGGCGATATTGTAACATTCAGTGGTGATAAGATTTTAGGTGGACCTCAGGCTGGAATCATTGTTGGCCGCAAAGATCTTATTGAGAAGATGAAAAAGCACCCACTGACCAGAGCTGTTAGAGTCGATAAATATACACTGGCCGCCCTGGAAGGCACCCTTAAAGCTTATCTCAGACCAGAAACAGTTATTGATAAGATACCAACTTTAAATATGTTAAGCCTGGATCGTGATGATTTAAGGGAGCCAGCAAAAGAGTTACAGGCTTCATTAAAAGATGTTTTGCCTGATAATATAAAATGTCAGATTGAAGAAGATATTTCCAGAGTTGGTGGTGGAGCCTATCCATTATCTGAGCTACCAACTTTAACGGTAACAATTGATTGGCCAGGGGTTGGAGCTTCAAAAATTGCATCAGCTCTTAGGTCTCATTATCCTCCAATTTTCACCAGAATAAAAGACGAAAAACTAGTTATTGATCTGAGGACCTTACAGGAAGGTGATCAGGAAATAATCATAGATGCCTTTAAAGAGCTGGAGGTCGAATAA